Part of the Rhodospirillaceae bacterium genome, GTCCTCAAGGAGTTCGAACCGACCCTGCCGCCCCCGCACGATCGGCCTGCCCGCGTTACGGTCACCCTGGCGGACGGCCGGCGAATTACCCGCGAGTGCCTGAGCGCGAAGGGTGGGCCCGACCGGCCCTACGCAACGGCCGACCTGTTCGGTCGCTTGGAGACTTGGCTGGCTCCCACCTACCCGAGGCTTGCACAGCGGCTCCATGATTTGACTGCCCTGAGCGCGGCCGATCTCGGCCGGGGTTGGGATACGCTCCTGCCGGACATGCTCGGGGACTGAATGGACACGCCCGTGTCAGGCCCGACGGCCTATCCCTGAAATCAATCGAGCTTGTAGATCCTGCGCACGTTATCGCGCAGGAGCAGGCGTTTCGCCTCGGACCGCAGGTTCAGGGCGTCGATCTCGCTGCGGGTACGCTCAAAATCGAGCACCGGAAAATCGGTGCCGAAGATCACTTTTTCGCGGCCGTAGGTATTGGCGTACTGAATGAACTGCGGCGGCCAGTATTTCGGGCTGTGAGCATCCGTACCGATGAAGACGTTTGCGTGCTTCCAGGCCATGGCGATCATCTCGTCGATCCACGGCACGCCGAGATGGATGCCGATGAGCCTGAGTTCGGGAAAGTGGCAGGCCACAGTATCGAAGGTGATGGGACGGCCCACGCTGCGGCGCGGGTAGTCGGGCGCGTACACGAGCGACTGGCCGACCTGGAGCTGGATCGGAATATCCAGTTCCACGCACTTGGCGTAGAATGGATAGTACTGCGCCCCGTCGGGTGGGATTTCGAACCAGTGCGGGTAGGAGTGGGCGCCGATGAACCCCAGATCCTCCACCGCCGCCTGAAGCTCGCGCACGCCCTTCATGCCCTGCGTTGGGTCGATGCCGGCAAGACCGTAGAAGCGGTCCGGATGCCGGCGGACCGCATCCGCGACGAGAGAATAGGGCAGGTGATAACAGGCCGGCGGCCCCAGCGGCCCGACCTTTGTGGCAACCAGAAAAGCCTTCTCGATGGCGGCCGCATCCATGCGCCGCAGCATCTCGTCCAGAGTGATGCCCGCGGCTGTCGTCTCGTCAACCCCGATCTTTCCCTTGAAGAAGCCGTCGCGCCAGTCCGGTCGATGACTGAGAGCCTCTTCGGTCCACAGGTTGACGACCGCGTCGATCGCCTGGATGTCGCTGCTCGGCGGGGCGGTGTTCAAAGCCCGAGTTCCTTTGCGATAATGTTCCGCTGGATCTCGTTGCTGCCCTCGCCAAAGGAATATAGACGCGCATCGCGCCACAATCGCTGCATGTCGCTTTCCGCCGCGTAACCGGCGCTGGCCAGGATCTGCATGCCGTGATCGGTGACGAACTGCAGGGTCTCCGTCGCGGCGATCTTGGCCTGGGACGCCTCGCGCCGGCAGGAACGGCCTTCGCCGATCAGCCACCCCAGCTGCCAGGCAAGCAGGCGCGCCTGGTCCACCCGCATTTGCATGTCGACAAGGCGGTGCTGAATCACTTGGAAGCCGCCGATCGGTCTGCCGAACTGTTGGCGTTCGCCGGCGTGGGAAAGGGCGATGTCAACGGCCGCCTGGGCGGCGCCGGTGACGCTCGCGGCCATCCCGGCGCGGGCGTAATGCAATGTCGCCATCAGATGATGAAATCCATGGTTTTCTTCGCCCATGAGCGCATCTCCGGGCACGTCGACCTCTTCAAAGCCGATGTCGAAGCATGGCAGGCAGTTGTTTCCGACCTTGTCGAGAGGAGTCATTTGGACACCGGTCGTGCCCGGCGGCACCAGGAACATCGAAATTCCGTCGGCGCCGCTGTCAGGAGAACCGGTCCGACAGGCGACGACCATGGCCGCCGCCGCTGCAGCGTCGCTGATCCAGGTCTTGCGGCCGGTGATTGTCCATCCGTTCCCGCGCCGCCGCGCCCGCGTCACGATGGACGCGGCATCCGAACCCGCTGACGATTCTGTCAAGGCAAGGGCGAAGAAGGCCCGTCCGGCCATGATTTCCGGGAGATACCGTTCCCTCTGTGCCTCGCTACCGTAGACCAGGAGCGACATGCCGCCGAAACCGATGGCGCGGTTGTACAGGGAGGCCGCCATGAAAGCGTGATAGCCGAGGCGCTCTTGCACCAGCACCACCGATTCCCAGGGGGCATCCAGTCCGCCATTCTCCGCCGGAAACGGCATCGCCAGCAGGCCCGCCTCACCCAAGGCCGGCAGCACGTGATAGGGCGGCGCGTGCTCTCGATCGTGCTGCCGAACGGCCTCCGGCGGCAGATGCCGGTCGATCAACCGATCGACGGTGTCGAGAATCTGTCGTTGCTCCTCGCTGATGGCGAAGTCCATGGTTCCTCCTCGTTCCCGACCGGATCGCGATTCCACCTGGCGCCAAATTCGGGAAGAGCCTTCAGCCGCAGCGATGGCCTCGGACGATTGACAATCCGACATAATGCTATTGGAAACAGGTACAATCCGAAACACCGTATTCCGCGGCGTGCGCGGACGTATCGGACGGGAGGGAAGCGAGCATGAATCTGGCCGGCACCCTTCCCATGCACGCCCGGAC contains:
- a CDS encoding amidohydrolase family protein, yielding MNTAPPSSDIQAIDAVVNLWTEEALSHRPDWRDGFFKGKIGVDETTAAGITLDEMLRRMDAAAIEKAFLVATKVGPLGPPACYHLPYSLVADAVRRHPDRFYGLAGIDPTQGMKGVRELQAAVEDLGFIGAHSYPHWFEIPPDGAQYYPFYAKCVELDIPIQLQVGQSLVYAPDYPRRSVGRPITFDTVACHFPELRLIGIHLGVPWIDEMIAMAWKHANVFIGTDAHSPKYWPPQFIQYANTYGREKVIFGTDFPVLDFERTRSEIDALNLRSEAKRLLLRDNVRRIYKLD
- a CDS encoding acyl-CoA/acyl-ACP dehydrogenase; this translates as MDFAISEEQRQILDTVDRLIDRHLPPEAVRQHDREHAPPYHVLPALGEAGLLAMPFPAENGGLDAPWESVVLVQERLGYHAFMAASLYNRAIGFGGMSLLVYGSEAQRERYLPEIMAGRAFFALALTESSAGSDAASIVTRARRRGNGWTITGRKTWISDAAAAAAMVVACRTGSPDSGADGISMFLVPPGTTGVQMTPLDKVGNNCLPCFDIGFEEVDVPGDALMGEENHGFHHLMATLHYARAGMAASVTGAAQAAVDIALSHAGERQQFGRPIGGFQVIQHRLVDMQMRVDQARLLAWQLGWLIGEGRSCRREASQAKIAATETLQFVTDHGMQILASAGYAAESDMQRLWRDARLYSFGEGSNEIQRNIIAKELGL